From Pseudorca crassidens isolate mPseCra1 chromosome 15, mPseCra1.hap1, whole genome shotgun sequence, one genomic window encodes:
- the MC3R gene encoding melanocortin receptor 3 — translation MNASSCLLSAQPTLPNGSEHLSFSNQSGKSFCEQVFIKPEVFLALGIISLMENILVVLAVVRNSNLHSPMYFFLCSLAVADMLVSVSNALETIMIAIVNSDYLTFEDQFLQHMDNVFDSMICISLVASICNLLAIAVDRYTSIFYALRYHSIMTVRKALGLIAAIWLCCGVCGVVFIVYSESKMVIVCLVTMFLAMLLLMGTLYVHMFLFARLHVKRIAALPPAAGVAPQQHSCMRGAVTITILLGVFIFCWAPFFLHLIFIITCPTNPYCVCYTAHFNTYLVLIMCNSVIDPLIYAFRSLELRNTFKEILCSCNGMSVG, via the coding sequence ATGAATGCTTCGAGCTGCCTGCTCTCTGCTCAACCAACGCTGCCTAATGGCTCAGAGCACCTTTCCTTCAGCAACCAGAGCGGCAAGAGCTTCTGCGAGCAGGTTTTCATCAAGCCTGAGGTCTTCCTGGCTCTGGGCATCATCAGCTTGATGGAGAACATCCTGGTCGTCCTGGCCGTGGTCAGGAACAGCAACCTGCACTCTCCCATGTACTTCTTCCTCTGCAGCCTGGCCGTGGCCGACATGCTGGTGAGCGTGTCCAACGCCCTGGAGACCATCATGATCGCCATCGTCAACAGCGACTACCTGACCTTCGAGGACCAGTTCCTGCAGCACATGGACAACGTCTTCGACTCCATGATCTGCATCTCCCTGGTGGCCTCCATCTGCAACCTCCTGGCCATCGCCGTCGACAGGTACACCAGCATCTTCTACGCGCTCCGCTACCACAGCATCATGACCGTGAGGAAGGCGCTAGGCCTGATCGCGGCCATCTGGCTATGCTGTGGCGTCTGCGGCGTGGTGTTCATCGTCTACTCTGAGAGCAAGATGGTCATCGTGTGCCTCGTCACCATGTTCCTCGCCATGCTGCTCCTCATGGGCACCCTCTACGTGCACATGTTCCTCTTTGCCCGGCTGCACGTCAAGCGCATCGCGGCACTGCCACCCGCCGCTGGGGTGGCGCCGCAGCAGCACTCGTGCATGAGGGGGGccgtcaccatcaccatcctGCTGGGGGTGTTCATCTTCTGCTGGGCCCCCTTCTTTCTCCATCTCATCTTCATCATAACCTGCCCCACCAACCCCTACTGCGTCTGCTACACCGCCCACTTCAACACCTACCTGGTCCTCATAATGTGCAACTCCGTCATCGACCCCCTAATCTACGCCTTCCGCAGCCTGGAGCTGCGCAACACCTTCAAGGAGATTCTCTGCAGCTGCAACGGCATGAGCGTTGGATAG